One genomic region from Athalia rosae chromosome 3, iyAthRosa1.1, whole genome shotgun sequence encodes:
- the LOC105686159 gene encoding 72 kDa type IV collagenase-like isoform X1, translated as MSRAADKLRMRFDWRSSVFFRIEIIVFASVLTIFKIDAAPISQRHLSLEVPPAHALEFMKKFGYIAKGSDRVEAQYSQESMSEAIRTVQKFGNIPQSGIFDNATLKLMQSPRCGIPDIRPDYSSTRRKRFVIGSSGWNKRRITYYIANWSAKLGEEAVADEIERAFGAWSGYSRLDFKQINDPSADIIVAFGRGNHGDGYAFDGPGNILAHAFFPDETGSYAGDLHFDDDEDWKTRPNDFQGQTDFYSVAVHEIGHSLGLAHSWVPSSVMFPYYKGSTPDIQLDYDDILGLYQLYITRPLEGDHLTNTHSGISENDDEIPTETIPEETTTLESQVETTTKHFHQLTYEGDYETVDDFLRHQSESGRDVSQITSRHIPRPTLPSIPDVCEGNFDAISVFRTELFVFKGEYVWRLSSRGVIMDGYPAKFRQLFWQLPENIRRIDAAYQREYDGSIILYSGNQYWIHDGYSLIEGSPRPLTDYGIDEAVDRIDAVQVWGKNDEIYLYRGEKFWRFNETSHTLDAGYPRNIRSWRGVPPNIDAAMTWLDGQTYFFKGKLFWKFDNHLIKTDSHYPLSAPQYWLGCPEQQDTVQR; from the exons ATGTCACGTGCTGCTGATAAACTCCGGATGAGATTCGATTGGAGATCAAGcgtcttttttcgaatcgaaatcaTAGTCTTCGCCTCTGTTCtcacgattttcaaaattgatgcGGCGCCTATTTCTCAAAGGCATCTATCGCTCGAGGTGCCTCCGGCTCACGCG TTGgagtttatgaaaaaattcgggTACATAGCGAAGGGATCGGATCGTGTGGAGGCGCAGTATAGCCAGGAATCGATGTCAGAGGCAATAAGAACTGTTCAAAAATTCGGTAATATACCTCAATCGGGAATATTCGACAACGCTACACTGAAG TTGATGCAATCACCGCGATGCGGTATTCCTGATATACGACCCGATTATTCGAGCACTCGAAGGAAACGTTTTGTTATCGGTTCTAGCGGTTGGAATAAACGCCGTATCACTTACTA TATAGCGAATTGGAGTGCAAAATTAGGGGAAGAGGCAGTCGccgatgaaattgaaagagcCTTCGGTGCGTGGAGTGGATATTCACGTTTGGATTTCAAGCAAATAAATGACCCGTCCGCGGATATAATCGTCGCTTTCGGTCGGGGTAACCACGGCGATGG ATACGCCTTCGATGGTCCAGGAAATATCCTCGCGCATGCATTTTTTCCCGATGAAACGGGGTCGTACGCCGGCGACCTTCACTTCGACGATGACGAAGACTGGAAAACAAGACCAAACGATTTTCAGGGACAAACCGATTTTTACAGTGTCGCTGTTCACGAAATCGGTCACAGTTTAGGACTCGCTCATTCTTGGGTACCATCGTCAGTCATGTTTCCTTACTATAAAGGATCCACACCAGACATTCAGTTGGATTACGACGATATCCTGGGACTGTACCAGCTCTATA TCACGCGACCATTGGAGGGTGATCATCTGACGAATACACATTCAGGGATATCGGAAAATGACGATGAGATTCCTACAGAAACTATCCCTGAAGAAACAACTACGCTTGAGTCTCAGGTAGAGACTACGACAAAgcattttcatcaattaacATACGAAGGGGATTACGAAACtgttgatgattttcttcGTCATCAAAGTGAAAGTGGTCGCGATGTTTCCCAAATAACATCAAGGCACATCCCTCGACCTACACTGCCGTCTATTCCCGATGTCTGCGAGGGCAATTTCGATGCCATCAGCGTCTTCAGAACAGAACTTTTCGTATTCAAAGGAGAG TACGTTTGGCGGTTGAGTAGCCGCGGAGTAATTATGGACGGCTACCCAGCTAAATTTCGCCAGTTATTTTGGCAGCTTCCCGAAAATATAAGAAGAATTGATGCAGCATATCAGAGGGAGTATGATGGCAGCATCATACTGTACAGCG GAAATCAATACTGGATTCACGATGGATATTCACTCATTGAAGGCAGTCCTCGGCCCCTGACGGATTATGGAATTGACGAAGCTGTTGATAGGATAGATGCGGTGCAAGTTTGGGGAAAGAACGATGAAATCTATCTGTACAG AGGAGAGAAGTTTTGGAGATTTAATGAAACCTCCCATACCCTGGACGCTGGTTACCCACGCAATATCAGGAGCTGGCGGGGCGTACCACCTAACATTGATGCGGCAATGACTTGGCTTGACG GTCAAACTTACTTCTTCAAGGGCAAGCTGTTCTGGAAGTTTGACAACCATTTGATCAAAACAGATAGTCATTATCCTCTCTCAGCTCCACAATATTGGCTAGGCTGTCCGGAACAGCAGGATACAGTTCAGCGGTAA
- the LOC105686159 gene encoding 72 kDa type IV collagenase-like isoform X2, which translates to MTIEVSAERQTKKLEFMKKFGYIAKGSDRVEAQYSQESMSEAIRTVQKFGNIPQSGIFDNATLKLMQSPRCGIPDIRPDYSSTRRKRFVIGSSGWNKRRITYYIANWSAKLGEEAVADEIERAFGAWSGYSRLDFKQINDPSADIIVAFGRGNHGDGYAFDGPGNILAHAFFPDETGSYAGDLHFDDDEDWKTRPNDFQGQTDFYSVAVHEIGHSLGLAHSWVPSSVMFPYYKGSTPDIQLDYDDILGLYQLYITRPLEGDHLTNTHSGISENDDEIPTETIPEETTTLESQVETTTKHFHQLTYEGDYETVDDFLRHQSESGRDVSQITSRHIPRPTLPSIPDVCEGNFDAISVFRTELFVFKGEYVWRLSSRGVIMDGYPAKFRQLFWQLPENIRRIDAAYQREYDGSIILYSGNQYWIHDGYSLIEGSPRPLTDYGIDEAVDRIDAVQVWGKNDEIYLYRGEKFWRFNETSHTLDAGYPRNIRSWRGVPPNIDAAMTWLDGQTYFFKGKLFWKFDNHLIKTDSHYPLSAPQYWLGCPEQQDTVQR; encoded by the exons ATGACCATCGAAGTTTCTGCGGAGcgacaaacgaaaaaa TTGgagtttatgaaaaaattcgggTACATAGCGAAGGGATCGGATCGTGTGGAGGCGCAGTATAGCCAGGAATCGATGTCAGAGGCAATAAGAACTGTTCAAAAATTCGGTAATATACCTCAATCGGGAATATTCGACAACGCTACACTGAAG TTGATGCAATCACCGCGATGCGGTATTCCTGATATACGACCCGATTATTCGAGCACTCGAAGGAAACGTTTTGTTATCGGTTCTAGCGGTTGGAATAAACGCCGTATCACTTACTA TATAGCGAATTGGAGTGCAAAATTAGGGGAAGAGGCAGTCGccgatgaaattgaaagagcCTTCGGTGCGTGGAGTGGATATTCACGTTTGGATTTCAAGCAAATAAATGACCCGTCCGCGGATATAATCGTCGCTTTCGGTCGGGGTAACCACGGCGATGG ATACGCCTTCGATGGTCCAGGAAATATCCTCGCGCATGCATTTTTTCCCGATGAAACGGGGTCGTACGCCGGCGACCTTCACTTCGACGATGACGAAGACTGGAAAACAAGACCAAACGATTTTCAGGGACAAACCGATTTTTACAGTGTCGCTGTTCACGAAATCGGTCACAGTTTAGGACTCGCTCATTCTTGGGTACCATCGTCAGTCATGTTTCCTTACTATAAAGGATCCACACCAGACATTCAGTTGGATTACGACGATATCCTGGGACTGTACCAGCTCTATA TCACGCGACCATTGGAGGGTGATCATCTGACGAATACACATTCAGGGATATCGGAAAATGACGATGAGATTCCTACAGAAACTATCCCTGAAGAAACAACTACGCTTGAGTCTCAGGTAGAGACTACGACAAAgcattttcatcaattaacATACGAAGGGGATTACGAAACtgttgatgattttcttcGTCATCAAAGTGAAAGTGGTCGCGATGTTTCCCAAATAACATCAAGGCACATCCCTCGACCTACACTGCCGTCTATTCCCGATGTCTGCGAGGGCAATTTCGATGCCATCAGCGTCTTCAGAACAGAACTTTTCGTATTCAAAGGAGAG TACGTTTGGCGGTTGAGTAGCCGCGGAGTAATTATGGACGGCTACCCAGCTAAATTTCGCCAGTTATTTTGGCAGCTTCCCGAAAATATAAGAAGAATTGATGCAGCATATCAGAGGGAGTATGATGGCAGCATCATACTGTACAGCG GAAATCAATACTGGATTCACGATGGATATTCACTCATTGAAGGCAGTCCTCGGCCCCTGACGGATTATGGAATTGACGAAGCTGTTGATAGGATAGATGCGGTGCAAGTTTGGGGAAAGAACGATGAAATCTATCTGTACAG AGGAGAGAAGTTTTGGAGATTTAATGAAACCTCCCATACCCTGGACGCTGGTTACCCACGCAATATCAGGAGCTGGCGGGGCGTACCACCTAACATTGATGCGGCAATGACTTGGCTTGACG GTCAAACTTACTTCTTCAAGGGCAAGCTGTTCTGGAAGTTTGACAACCATTTGATCAAAACAGATAGTCATTATCCTCTCTCAGCTCCACAATATTGGCTAGGCTGTCCGGAACAGCAGGATACAGTTCAGCGGTAA